One genomic window of Gammaproteobacteria bacterium includes the following:
- a CDS encoding Bax inhibitor-1/YccA family protein, with the protein MPFQNYSIVKSKESILGSHSVLRSTYFLLSLTLLFSAVTAALSVSVHARPGFLLTIVGMFGLSYLTQKLRYSPWGLVAIFAFTGFMGFTLGPILDMVMRTYANGGQIIMTSLGTTGLIFLALSAYVLTTRKNFSYLGGFLFIAMMVVFLGAIAGIFLQMPVFNIIISGAFALISSAYILYTTSAIIHGGEDSYIMATASLYVSIFNLFVSLIQILSAFAGNRD; encoded by the coding sequence ATGCCATTTCAAAATTATTCTATAGTTAAATCAAAAGAATCTATATTAGGTTCTCACTCAGTACTTCGGAGTACTTATTTCTTACTTAGCCTGACATTACTCTTTAGTGCGGTCACCGCGGCTCTCTCTGTTTCTGTTCATGCTCGCCCTGGTTTCTTGTTAACGATCGTCGGAATGTTTGGCTTGTCTTATCTTACTCAAAAACTGCGTTATAGCCCTTGGGGACTCGTAGCAATTTTTGCCTTTACGGGTTTTATGGGTTTCACATTGGGGCCTATCCTTGACATGGTGATGAGAACCTATGCCAATGGAGGTCAAATCATTATGACGTCATTAGGCACAACAGGCCTGATCTTTTTGGCATTATCGGCTTACGTATTAACGACTCGCAAAAATTTTAGCTACCTGGGTGGATTCTTATTTATTGCCATGATGGTCGTTTTTTTAGGTGCCATAGCCGGCATTTTTTTACAGATGCCTGTATTTAATATCATTATCTCCGGCGCCTTTGCTTTAATCTCTTCTGCATATATTTTGTATACCACCAGTGCCATTATTCACGGTGGGGAAGATAGTTACATTATGGCCACAGCGTCACTCTATGTCTCGATCTTCAATTTGTTTGTAAGTCTCATACAAATTTTAAGTGCGTTTGCTGGCAATCGCGACTAA
- the uvrY gene encoding UvrY/SirA/GacA family response regulator transcription factor yields the protein MIKVLVVDDHDLVRTGIKRMLDDIQGIKVIGDARSGEDAVKIARNIRPDVVLMDVRMPGIGGLEATRKLLHIDPDIKVLVVTVCDDDLFPAKLLQAGAAGYLTKDASMDEMVQAIRAVHSGQRYISPAVAQQLAFKHITDKEESPFSSLSERELQVMIMITHGCKPQEISEKLNLSPKTVNSYRYRIFEKLDVKNDVELTLLAIRHGLVDSSSIGTQK from the coding sequence TTGATAAAAGTATTAGTAGTTGACGATCATGACTTAGTACGTACTGGCATCAAAAGAATGCTTGATGATATTCAAGGGATAAAGGTAATAGGCGACGCGAGAAGTGGTGAAGACGCAGTTAAGATAGCAAGAAATATAAGACCCGATGTCGTATTAATGGACGTCCGCATGCCTGGCATAGGCGGGCTAGAGGCAACACGTAAATTACTCCACATAGATCCTGATATTAAAGTTTTAGTTGTCACCGTTTGTGACGATGATTTGTTCCCCGCTAAATTATTACAAGCTGGAGCGGCGGGATACTTAACAAAAGATGCTAGTATGGATGAAATGGTGCAAGCCATTCGCGCGGTTCATTCTGGCCAACGATATATTAGTCCTGCTGTGGCACAACAGCTCGCATTCAAACACATCACCGATAAAGAAGAATCTCCTTTTAGCTCACTATCAGAACGAGAGCTGCAGGTAATGATTATGATTACCCATGGTTGCAAACCTCAAGAAATATCAGAAAAATTAAACTTAAGTCCTAAAACGGTTAACAGTTACCGCTATCGTATATTTGAAAAGCTAGATGTAAAAAATGATGTGGAATTGACTCTATTAGCCATACGTCATGGCTTAGTCGACTCTTCAAGCATTGGCACTCAAAAATAA